The Rhodoluna lacicola genome includes the window TATGAGTACTCGGTTAGAGTCTTGCCGGTCTTAGCCTTGTAAACAGCTGCAAGCTTTGACTTGAAGCCAGCTGATAGTGCCTTACCAGGAAGAGTACCCTTCGCACCGTTTAGGTATGAAGCGAATGATTCCTTTGAGTAGTCAGCTAGGTTTCCATCAACGAAGTAGATGTTTGAACCGTTGTAACCCTTTGACTTCAATGCAGGAATCGCCTTGTAAGCCTCGTTGTATGAGATTAGAAGAACTGCATCTGGGTCATCTGCAAGAGCCTTGTCAACGATTGACGCAAAGTTGGTCTCGTTCTCAGGGAATGCGTATGACTTTACAGTTGCCTTACCCTTGGTCAGAGTTGCTGCAGCAACATCCTTTAGACCGTTACCGTATGAGGTGTCCTGGTAAACGATTGCTACGTTCTTTGCAGCGTCCTGAAGGATCTGGTTTGCAACGATCTTTCCCTGAAGTAGGTCAGATGGAGCAGTACGGAAGTAGTAACCGCCGTCTTTCCAGGTTGAAAGGTCAGGTGCGGTGTTAGACATTGAGATCTGAACAACCTTTGCACCGGTGATCTTGTTGATGATGCTTCGGGTTACACCTGAGGCTGCAGCACCAATAACAACGTCAACCTTGTTAGCCAAGTGCTTGGTTGCTGACTGGTCAGCGATGCTTAGAGTGTCACCGTCACCAGAGTCAAGAATGCTTAGTGAAACCTTCTTGCCAAGTACTCCACCGGCAGCGTTGATCTCGTCAACGGCCATGTGTAGACCTGCAATTTCAGGTGGTGAAAGGAATGAAAGGGCACCAGTTAGTGGGATAACCGCACCAATCTTTAGCTGGCTGTCTGCAGCCTGAGCCGGCAGAGCGGTACCGATTGCAAGGGCGATTGCAGAGAAACCTGCAACTGCTCCAAGCGCGCGGCGCTTTGAAACGTTGTTCATAAGAACTCCTATTTATTACTCCATGGAACGCACCGCGTCTATGCGGAACGTGAGTTTTAGCCTAATCACTTATTGGGGACAATGAAAATTTTTATGTAACAAAAGGGGGGACCCAACGTAAAGATTAGGTTACGAATTTATAACGACCGCTTCGTCAACCGGCCTGGCTGCGGCCCGGTTTCTGCGCAGTGCATCAAAAATAAGCACGGCAAGCCCTATCCAGACCAGCCCAAAACCAACCCATCGTGCTGTGGGCATTGGCTCCCCCAGCACGAATAGGGCAAGGCAGAACTGCAGCACCGGGGTTGTGTATTGAATAAAGCCCAAAAAGCGCAGCGGCAGCAATTGGGCCGCAGTGCCAAACATGATTAGCGGAACAGCGGTAAGTACACCAAAGAAAATCAGGCCCACGGTTCCCCAAAAACCTACGTTGCCAAACTGAATGCCGCCACCAGGGGTTCCTGCGGTCGCGGCGATGATCGCAAATTGCACACCGGCCAGCGGCAGCAGCATTCCGGCTTCCATGGCGAAAGAATTTACTGCGGTGACTCGGCCACCAAGTTTGTTTTTGGCCAGACCATAAATACCAAATGACCCAGCCAAGATCAGTGCAATCCAGGGCGGCTGACCGTAATCAAAAGTCAGCACGATTACCGCCACCGCGCCAAAGGCCGTAGCCACCCACTGAGCCCGGCTGAGTTTTTCGCCAAGAAAAATTACCGCAAGCAAAATGGTGACCAGCGGATTAATAAAGTAGCCCAGAGCGGTCTGAATGGTCTGCTGCGAAGCCACACCAATCACGTAGGCAATCCAATTGGTGGCAATAAACACCGTGGCCAGCGCCATCCACTTCATCAGGTTCTTATCTTTTAGAACACCGATAATCGCCGGCCAGCTGCGAGTCATTGTGGTGAGCAGAGCGGCCACTAGAAAGCCAAAGACAATTCGCCAGGTGACGATTTCAAGCGGCGTAGCAAAAGCCAGCATGGTGATGATTAGTGGAAAGCTGCCCCAGATCAGGTAGGCGCCAAAACCAAAGAAAAGACCCCGGCCGAAGCCGGGGTCTTTTTTGTTGTTCATGAGAACGACTTTAGCGAACTACTACCGCCAAAACGTCGCGTGCTGAAAGTACTAGGTACTCCTCGCCGTTGAACTTAAGCTCGGTGCCACCGTACTTTGAGAAGATGACCTTGTCGCCAACTGCTACGTCAACAGGAATGCGAACACCCTTGTCGTCTACGCGTCCAGGACCAACAGCAATTACTTCTGCTTCCTGTGGCTTTTCCTTGGCGGTGTCTGGAATTACCAGACCCGATGCAGTTACCTGCTCAGCCTCTACTGGGCGAACAACGATGCGATCTTCAAGCGGCTTGATTGAAACCGACATAGTAACCTCTCCTTTTATTGCGGGGTTTGTGTCTCAATGTTAGCACTCGACAGCCAAGAGTGCTAAATTCCATTTTGCCCTATTGGGCGCGCTATAAATAGGTAGCCTGTCCTAATGGAACGCCAAGACTTTATTCGCCTGCTCTCCCCAGAAGGTCAGGAGCTCTTGGCGAAGGTCGGCCCGCTCGAAGCCAAGGCCGATGTGGTCAAACTGGTTTCCAGCCTCAGGGCCCAGGGCAACGATGCCGCTTTGGTGGCGGCCGTACTGACCCAGGCTAAATTACGGCGCCGGGCCGCAGCAAAATTTGGCCCCTTTGCCGAGCGGATGATCTTTACAGAGGCCGGCCTTGAGCAGGCCTCCAGACTCAGCGTGGCTGCCCTGCACGCCAATCGATTCCGACAGGCTGGCCTAAACACTGTCGCCGACCTGGGTTGCGGTATCGGTGCTGAATCAATGGCGCTGGCCAGCCTTGACATCAACGTAAAGGCCTTCGAAATTGACGAGGTCACCGCCGCGGTTGCCACCTACAACCTGGCTCCCTTTGAGAACGCCTTCGTCGAGCAGGCTGATGTCACCACAGTTGACCTGTCAAAATTTGACGGGCTGTTTTTTGATCCGGCTCGGCGTGAGCTTGGCGGTCCAGCTCGCGAGCGCGCAAATCGCAAGTTTGACCCGGCGGCCTTCTCGCCAAGCTTTGACTTTGTCATGCAGGCTGCCGATCAGAAACCCACCGGCGTAAAGTTTGGCCCGGGTCACCCGCACGAGGCAATCCCAGACGATGCCGAGGCGCAGTGGGTATCGGTGGATGGGGACCTGGTGGAACTTGGCCTGTGGTTTGGATCGGTGGCTAGGCCCGGAGTAAAGCGTTCGGCCCTGCTGATCAGCGGCAACAGCAGGTACGAAATCATCAGTCACGCCGCGGAACGTCTGGATGCCCCGATAGCCGAGCTAGGTGATTTTGTTTACGAACCCGATAACGCGGTCGTGCGCTCACATCTGATTGGCCAACTAGCCGAGCAAATTGAGGCGCACCTGTTCGCTCCGGAGATTGCCTACCTCACCA containing:
- a CDS encoding THUMP-like domain-containing protein, producing MERQDFIRLLSPEGQELLAKVGPLEAKADVVKLVSSLRAQGNDAALVAAVLTQAKLRRRAAAKFGPFAERMIFTEAGLEQASRLSVAALHANRFRQAGLNTVADLGCGIGAESMALASLDINVKAFEIDEVTAAVATYNLAPFENAFVEQADVTTVDLSKFDGLFFDPARRELGGPARERANRKFDPAAFSPSFDFVMQAADQKPTGVKFGPGHPHEAIPDDAEAQWVSVDGDLVELGLWFGSVARPGVKRSALLISGNSRYEIISHAAERLDAPIAELGDFVYEPDNAVVRSHLIGQLAEQIEAHLFAPEIAYLTSDKEITSPWLKGYRVIDNLVFDRKKLKAYLRERGIGVLEIKKRGSDIVPEQLRRELALKGEGAATLIVTRVGDAHRVLVAEAIGKPQIPNSKF
- the groES gene encoding co-chaperone GroES — its product is MSVSIKPLEDRIVVRPVEAEQVTASGLVIPDTAKEKPQEAEVIAVGPGRVDDKGVRIPVDVAVGDKVIFSKYGGTELKFNGEEYLVLSARDVLAVVVR
- the rarD gene encoding EamA family transporter RarD → MNNKKDPGFGRGLFFGFGAYLIWGSFPLIITMLAFATPLEIVTWRIVFGFLVAALLTTMTRSWPAIIGVLKDKNLMKWMALATVFIATNWIAYVIGVASQQTIQTALGYFINPLVTILLAVIFLGEKLSRAQWVATAFGAVAVIVLTFDYGQPPWIALILAGSFGIYGLAKNKLGGRVTAVNSFAMEAGMLLPLAGVQFAIIAATAGTPGGGIQFGNVGFWGTVGLIFFGVLTAVPLIMFGTAAQLLPLRFLGFIQYTTPVLQFCLALFVLGEPMPTARWVGFGLVWIGLAVLIFDALRRNRAAARPVDEAVVINS
- a CDS encoding ABC transporter substrate-binding protein produces the protein MNNVSKRRALGAVAGFSAIALAIGTALPAQAADSQLKIGAVIPLTGALSFLSPPEIAGLHMAVDEINAAGGVLGKKVSLSILDSGDGDTLSIADQSATKHLANKVDVVIGAAASGVTRSIINKITGAKVVQISMSNTAPDLSTWKDGGYYFRTAPSDLLQGKIVANQILQDAAKNVAIVYQDTSYGNGLKDVAAATLTKGKATVKSYAFPENETNFASIVDKALADDPDAVLLISYNEAYKAIPALKSKGYNGSNIYFVDGNLADYSKESFASYLNGAKGTLPGKALSAGFKSKLAAVYKAKTGKTLTEYSYGAETYDAVLLAAIAAQAAKDASGPGIKKEITNISLKGAGKVTVSNFKAALAALKAGKKVNYDGVSGPVEFDKNGDPTGAYIGIYRFNSKGQYSDNLIKVVAGNTVK